One Helicoverpa armigera isolate CAAS_96S chromosome 1, ASM3070526v1, whole genome shotgun sequence genomic window carries:
- the LOC110379397 gene encoding MAGUK p55 subfamily member 7 isoform X1, with translation MDSSAEHWDPALTRLLASLKEVQSGGEDVAFLSELLQSKQLHALVQVHNKIVAKGKDDKFYPILSNAMQVTLEVFELLHEVVTVSKEYGELLSLLQKPHFQAILCTHDAVAQKDYYPHLPDIPPELDDEEETVKIVQLVKSDEPLGGAQSAEPIVGATIKTDEETGKIVIARVMHGGAADRSGLIHAGDEVIEVNGISVENKTPADVLSILQSSEGTITFKLVPSFGKGGSRESKVRVRALFNYNSSEDPYIPCKEAGLDFKKGDVLHIVSQDDAYWWQARREGDRVMRAGLIPSRALQEGRIIHERQTDPQTLEGKPALCSSSNSNSDCGPKTPCSPTPTATALLPCKSTPKVKKVIYDITENDDFDREIIPTYEEVARLYPRPGMVRPIVLVGAPGVGRNELRRRLIATDPEKYVTPIPFTSRPPKASEQNGKDYMFVSREKMEQDIGYGKFIEHGEYKGNLYGTSEESVESIINSGRVCVLSPHWQALKMLRTPRLRPYIVFIRPPPLERLVETRTAANARSSFDKESSRAFTENEFSEMVRSSNRINFLYGYMFDDEIVNEDLAGALSQLLKVVWRVQSEPLWVPASWVQ, from the exons ATGGACTCTTCAGCTGAACATTGGGACCCAG CACTCACTCGCCTGCTCGCATCATTGAAAGAAGTACAGTCTGGTGGAGAAGATGTGGCATTTCTCAGTGAACTGCTGCAGTCTAAACAGCTCCATGCTCTAGTCCAAGTACATAACAAAATAGTAGCTAAAGGCAAAGATGATAAATTCTATCCTATTCTCTCCAATGCCATGCAAGTTACTCTAGAAGTTTTTGAGCTACTCCATGAAGTTGTAACAGTGTCAAAAGAATACGGAGAACTTCTTAGCTTATTGCAGAAACCACATTTTCAA GCAATATTGTGCACACATGACGCGGTCGCGCAAAAAGACTATTATCCGCATTTACCAGATATCCCACCTGAACTTGATGATGAAGAGGAAACAGTGAAAATCGTTCAATTAGTTAAAAGTGACGAACCTTTG gGTGGAGCACAGAGTGCAGAGCCAATAGTG GGCGCAACGATAAAAACTGATGAAGAGACCGGCAAAATAGTGATAGCTCGTGTAATGCATGGCGGTGCCGCAGACAGATCTGGGTTGATCCACGCCGGCGACGAAGTAATCGAGGTCAACGGTATCAGCGTAGAAAACAAGACGCCTGCCGACGTCTTGTCCATACTG CAAAGCTCTGAAGGTACTATTACCTTCAAATTAGTGCCCTCTTTCGGTAAAGGAGGTTCGCGAGAGAGTAAAGTGAGAGTACGGGCACTCTTCAATTACAATTCATCAGAAGACCCGTACATACCCTGTAAGGAGGCGGGGCTCGACTTCAAGAAAGGCGACGTTCTGCACATCGTGTCCCAAGATGACGCATACTG GTGGCAAGCGCGAAGAGAAGGCGACAGGGTGATGAGAGCAGGTTTGATACCTTCGAGAGCACTTCAGGAAGGTCGTATCATACACGAAAGGCAAACGGATCCACAAACTTTAGAAG GCAAGCCGGCTCTTTGCAGCTCCTCCAATTCGAACTCGGACTGTGGTCCGAAGACCCCCTGCTCGCCCACACCGACGGCCACCGCACTCCTACCTTGCAAGTCTACACCTAAAGTGAAAAAGGTTATATATGACATTACAGAGAATGATGATTTTGACCGCGAAATAATTCCCACGTACGAAGAGGTAGCGCGGTTATACCCGCGTCCTGGGATGGTCAGGCCGATTGTGTTGGTAGGGGCACCCGGAGTGGGCAGGAATGAGTTGCGCAGGAGGCTCATAGCCACCGATCCTGAAAAATATGTCACGCCTATACCAT TTACGTCTCGACCTCCAAAAGCTAGCGAACAAAACGGCAAAGATTACATGTTTGTTAGTCGTGAAAAAATGGAACAGGATATAGGTTATGGAAAATTTATTGAGCATGGCGAATATAAGGGAAACTTATATGGAACGTCGGAAGAGAGCGTCGAGTCTATCATAAATTCTG GTCGCGTATGCGTGCTCAGTCCGCACTGGCAGGCGTTGAAGATGCTCCGCACGCCGCGGCTCCGGCCGTACATTGTGTTCATCAGACCGCCCCCGCTCGAGCGCCTCGTCGAAACCAGGACCGCAGCCAACGCACGCTCTTCCTTCGACAAAGAATCTTCCAGGGCTTTTACG GAGAACGAGTTCTCGGAGATGGTGCGGTCGTCGAATCGCATCAACTTCTTGTACGGCTACATGTTCGACGACGAGATCGTCAACGAAGACCTGGCGGGGGCTCTGTCGCAGCTGCTCAAGGTCGTGTGGCGAGTACAGTCTGAGCCGCTGTGGGTGCCCGCCTCTTGGGTACAGTAA
- the LOC110379397 gene encoding MAGUK p55 subfamily member 7 isoform X2, with translation MDSSAEHWDPALTRLLASLKEVQSGGEDVAFLSELLQSKQLHALVQVHNKIVAKGKDDKFYPILSNAMQVTLEVFELLHEVVTVSKEYGELLSLLQKPHFQAILCTHDAVAQKDYYPHLPDIPPELDDEEETVKIVQLVKSDEPLGATIKTDEETGKIVIARVMHGGAADRSGLIHAGDEVIEVNGISVENKTPADVLSILQSSEGTITFKLVPSFGKGGSRESKVRVRALFNYNSSEDPYIPCKEAGLDFKKGDVLHIVSQDDAYWWQARREGDRVMRAGLIPSRALQEGRIIHERQTDPQTLEGKPALCSSSNSNSDCGPKTPCSPTPTATALLPCKSTPKVKKVIYDITENDDFDREIIPTYEEVARLYPRPGMVRPIVLVGAPGVGRNELRRRLIATDPEKYVTPIPFTSRPPKASEQNGKDYMFVSREKMEQDIGYGKFIEHGEYKGNLYGTSEESVESIINSGRVCVLSPHWQALKMLRTPRLRPYIVFIRPPPLERLVETRTAANARSSFDKESSRAFTENEFSEMVRSSNRINFLYGYMFDDEIVNEDLAGALSQLLKVVWRVQSEPLWVPASWVQ, from the exons ATGGACTCTTCAGCTGAACATTGGGACCCAG CACTCACTCGCCTGCTCGCATCATTGAAAGAAGTACAGTCTGGTGGAGAAGATGTGGCATTTCTCAGTGAACTGCTGCAGTCTAAACAGCTCCATGCTCTAGTCCAAGTACATAACAAAATAGTAGCTAAAGGCAAAGATGATAAATTCTATCCTATTCTCTCCAATGCCATGCAAGTTACTCTAGAAGTTTTTGAGCTACTCCATGAAGTTGTAACAGTGTCAAAAGAATACGGAGAACTTCTTAGCTTATTGCAGAAACCACATTTTCAA GCAATATTGTGCACACATGACGCGGTCGCGCAAAAAGACTATTATCCGCATTTACCAGATATCCCACCTGAACTTGATGATGAAGAGGAAACAGTGAAAATCGTTCAATTAGTTAAAAGTGACGAACCTTTG GGCGCAACGATAAAAACTGATGAAGAGACCGGCAAAATAGTGATAGCTCGTGTAATGCATGGCGGTGCCGCAGACAGATCTGGGTTGATCCACGCCGGCGACGAAGTAATCGAGGTCAACGGTATCAGCGTAGAAAACAAGACGCCTGCCGACGTCTTGTCCATACTG CAAAGCTCTGAAGGTACTATTACCTTCAAATTAGTGCCCTCTTTCGGTAAAGGAGGTTCGCGAGAGAGTAAAGTGAGAGTACGGGCACTCTTCAATTACAATTCATCAGAAGACCCGTACATACCCTGTAAGGAGGCGGGGCTCGACTTCAAGAAAGGCGACGTTCTGCACATCGTGTCCCAAGATGACGCATACTG GTGGCAAGCGCGAAGAGAAGGCGACAGGGTGATGAGAGCAGGTTTGATACCTTCGAGAGCACTTCAGGAAGGTCGTATCATACACGAAAGGCAAACGGATCCACAAACTTTAGAAG GCAAGCCGGCTCTTTGCAGCTCCTCCAATTCGAACTCGGACTGTGGTCCGAAGACCCCCTGCTCGCCCACACCGACGGCCACCGCACTCCTACCTTGCAAGTCTACACCTAAAGTGAAAAAGGTTATATATGACATTACAGAGAATGATGATTTTGACCGCGAAATAATTCCCACGTACGAAGAGGTAGCGCGGTTATACCCGCGTCCTGGGATGGTCAGGCCGATTGTGTTGGTAGGGGCACCCGGAGTGGGCAGGAATGAGTTGCGCAGGAGGCTCATAGCCACCGATCCTGAAAAATATGTCACGCCTATACCAT TTACGTCTCGACCTCCAAAAGCTAGCGAACAAAACGGCAAAGATTACATGTTTGTTAGTCGTGAAAAAATGGAACAGGATATAGGTTATGGAAAATTTATTGAGCATGGCGAATATAAGGGAAACTTATATGGAACGTCGGAAGAGAGCGTCGAGTCTATCATAAATTCTG GTCGCGTATGCGTGCTCAGTCCGCACTGGCAGGCGTTGAAGATGCTCCGCACGCCGCGGCTCCGGCCGTACATTGTGTTCATCAGACCGCCCCCGCTCGAGCGCCTCGTCGAAACCAGGACCGCAGCCAACGCACGCTCTTCCTTCGACAAAGAATCTTCCAGGGCTTTTACG GAGAACGAGTTCTCGGAGATGGTGCGGTCGTCGAATCGCATCAACTTCTTGTACGGCTACATGTTCGACGACGAGATCGTCAACGAAGACCTGGCGGGGGCTCTGTCGCAGCTGCTCAAGGTCGTGTGGCGAGTACAGTCTGAGCCGCTGTGGGTGCCCGCCTCTTGGGTACAGTAA
- the LOC110379397 gene encoding MAGUK p55 subfamily member 7 isoform X3, translated as MDSSAEHWDPALTRLLASLKEVQSGGEDVAFLSELLQSKQLHALVQVHNKIVAKGKDDKFYPILSNAMQVTLEVFELLHEVVTVSKEYGELLSLLQKPHFQAILCTHDAVAQKDYYPHLPDIPPELDDEEETVKIVQLVKSDEPLGGAQSAEPIVGATIKTDEETGKIVIARVMHGGAADRSGLIHAGDEVIEVNGISVENKTPADVLSILQSSEGTITFKLVPSFGKGGSRESKVRVRALFNYNSSEDPYIPCKEAGLDFKKGDVLHIVSQDDAYWWQARREGDRVMRAGLIPSRALQEGRIIHERQTDPQTLEENDDFDREIIPTYEEVARLYPRPGMVRPIVLVGAPGVGRNELRRRLIATDPEKYVTPIPFTSRPPKASEQNGKDYMFVSREKMEQDIGYGKFIEHGEYKGNLYGTSEESVESIINSGRVCVLSPHWQALKMLRTPRLRPYIVFIRPPPLERLVETRTAANARSSFDKESSRAFTENEFSEMVRSSNRINFLYGYMFDDEIVNEDLAGALSQLLKVVWRVQSEPLWVPASWVQ; from the exons ATGGACTCTTCAGCTGAACATTGGGACCCAG CACTCACTCGCCTGCTCGCATCATTGAAAGAAGTACAGTCTGGTGGAGAAGATGTGGCATTTCTCAGTGAACTGCTGCAGTCTAAACAGCTCCATGCTCTAGTCCAAGTACATAACAAAATAGTAGCTAAAGGCAAAGATGATAAATTCTATCCTATTCTCTCCAATGCCATGCAAGTTACTCTAGAAGTTTTTGAGCTACTCCATGAAGTTGTAACAGTGTCAAAAGAATACGGAGAACTTCTTAGCTTATTGCAGAAACCACATTTTCAA GCAATATTGTGCACACATGACGCGGTCGCGCAAAAAGACTATTATCCGCATTTACCAGATATCCCACCTGAACTTGATGATGAAGAGGAAACAGTGAAAATCGTTCAATTAGTTAAAAGTGACGAACCTTTG gGTGGAGCACAGAGTGCAGAGCCAATAGTG GGCGCAACGATAAAAACTGATGAAGAGACCGGCAAAATAGTGATAGCTCGTGTAATGCATGGCGGTGCCGCAGACAGATCTGGGTTGATCCACGCCGGCGACGAAGTAATCGAGGTCAACGGTATCAGCGTAGAAAACAAGACGCCTGCCGACGTCTTGTCCATACTG CAAAGCTCTGAAGGTACTATTACCTTCAAATTAGTGCCCTCTTTCGGTAAAGGAGGTTCGCGAGAGAGTAAAGTGAGAGTACGGGCACTCTTCAATTACAATTCATCAGAAGACCCGTACATACCCTGTAAGGAGGCGGGGCTCGACTTCAAGAAAGGCGACGTTCTGCACATCGTGTCCCAAGATGACGCATACTG GTGGCAAGCGCGAAGAGAAGGCGACAGGGTGATGAGAGCAGGTTTGATACCTTCGAGAGCACTTCAGGAAGGTCGTATCATACACGAAAGGCAAACGGATCCACAAACTTTAGAAG AGAATGATGATTTTGACCGCGAAATAATTCCCACGTACGAAGAGGTAGCGCGGTTATACCCGCGTCCTGGGATGGTCAGGCCGATTGTGTTGGTAGGGGCACCCGGAGTGGGCAGGAATGAGTTGCGCAGGAGGCTCATAGCCACCGATCCTGAAAAATATGTCACGCCTATACCAT TTACGTCTCGACCTCCAAAAGCTAGCGAACAAAACGGCAAAGATTACATGTTTGTTAGTCGTGAAAAAATGGAACAGGATATAGGTTATGGAAAATTTATTGAGCATGGCGAATATAAGGGAAACTTATATGGAACGTCGGAAGAGAGCGTCGAGTCTATCATAAATTCTG GTCGCGTATGCGTGCTCAGTCCGCACTGGCAGGCGTTGAAGATGCTCCGCACGCCGCGGCTCCGGCCGTACATTGTGTTCATCAGACCGCCCCCGCTCGAGCGCCTCGTCGAAACCAGGACCGCAGCCAACGCACGCTCTTCCTTCGACAAAGAATCTTCCAGGGCTTTTACG GAGAACGAGTTCTCGGAGATGGTGCGGTCGTCGAATCGCATCAACTTCTTGTACGGCTACATGTTCGACGACGAGATCGTCAACGAAGACCTGGCGGGGGCTCTGTCGCAGCTGCTCAAGGTCGTGTGGCGAGTACAGTCTGAGCCGCTGTGGGTGCCCGCCTCTTGGGTACAGTAA